AGTGATCGGATAATGAGTGGGGGATGCCAAGGCGAATGAAGCGGGAAATAGCGCCAATTTGGCCAGTAAATGGCGAGCATATTTCATGCGTTTTTTCCGATTTTTTGAGTGATAGATTGGCAGTTTTTATGGGAGGTAATGTCGCCGATTTTTACGGGTGATTATCTCGATTGATCCCGTCCTGGCTATCTCTTTCTCGCGCTTCGTTCCGCGATGGGCGACGATCATGTGACAAAACACCCGGGAAAAACAACCCCCGGATTGCCGGTTCAGGGGCGATCATGCCTTGGGGACGTTCAATGATGGATGACGGTCTTCGGGGAAATTGCGTGGCGGCGATTGCGCCGGTCGCGGCCGTTACCTTAGGATACGCTCTTCGAAGACAGGTGCCCCTGATGCTCAGGGGATAATCGGGAAGTCTGGTAAGGCCTCGGCCGATCCCAGCGCTGCCCCCGCAACGGTAATGAAGCGCGATCCGCGATGACCACTGGCGATAGCCGGGAAGGTGCGGATCACGGCATGAGCCTCGGCCATGCCGCCTTCGAGCCCGGAGACCGGCCTGTCGTTTCGTGTCATCCCAGTCCGGTGCGGTGGGCACCGAGAGGATCAACATGCCCGAGTTTTCCGATTCCCCCTCCCGGCGGGGCGTCCGCCGTGGTGCGCGTCTGGCGTTCGTCTGCCGCTGCCCAGTCGACCGCGGCCTGGCCGCGACGCCATGACCGCCGTGCCCGAGTTCCCCTTCGTGGCCGTCGTCGGCCAGCAGCCGCTCAAGACCGCGCTGCTGCTCAACGTCATCGACCCCCGCCTCGGCGGCGTGCTGATCAGCGGCCCCAAGGGCAGCGCCAAGTCGACCCTGGCTCGGGCGCTGGCGGCGCTGCTGCCGGAGGATGGCGGGGGCCGCCGACCGTCGCTGGTGACCCTGCCGCTGGGCGCCAGCGAGGAACGCCTGACCGGCAGCCTGGACCTGCAGTGGGTGCTCGCCGAGGGCGAGGCGCGCTTCCAGGAGGGCCTGCTGGCCCGCGCCGACGGCGGCCTGCTGTACGTCGACGAAGTCAATCTGCTGCCGGATTCGCTGGTCGATCTGCTGCTCGATGTGGCCGCCAGTGGCGTCAACCGCGTCGAGCGCGATGGCCTGAGCCATGCCCACCCCGCGCGCTTCAGCCTGATCGGCACCATGAACCCCGACGAAGGGGAGCTGCGCCCCCAGCTGCTCGACCGCTTCGGCCTCTGCGTCGAGCAGGCGGCGAGCCCTGGCGTCGCCGAGCGCGTCGCCATCCTGCGCAAGCGCGAGGCCTTCGATCGCGATCCCCCTGCCTTCATCGACGCCCATGCGGCCGAGCAGGAGGCGCTGACCCGGCGCCTGGCCGATACCCGCCAGCGGTTGGGGGCTGTCACGGCCGAGCCCTGGGTCTACGAGCATATCGCCCGAGAGAGCGATGCCGCCGGCGTCGAAGGCATGCGCGCCGACGTGACCTGGCATCGCGCCGCCCGGGCCCATGCGGCCTGGCGGGGCGAGCCGCGCGTCGCGCGCGAGGACCTGGATACCGTCGAGCCCTGGGTGCTGGCCCACCGCCGCACCATTGCGCCCGAGACGCCGCCTGACGAGGGCGACAGCGGCCATGGCTCCAGCCGTGGCGGATCGAACCCGAGCGGCACCAGTCGTGATCGACCGGGGCGCGAGCGCCAGGAGGACGCCTCGCCGGACCCGGCCGCAGGCGGCACGCAGGACTCTGCGCCCCAGGGCCAGTGGGGCGCCATGCCGCCGGTGGCGCAGCCGAGTGTCAGTGCGCAGATGCCGTCGCTGCCCGATGCCGCCACCGGGCTAACGAAAACGGCTCCGGCAGTGTCTGCGTCCTCGAGCCGGCTCTCCGGCCGGCAGGCGGGCCGTCGCCGGGACCGCCGGCAGGGTGAGCAGGCCGCGGATGTGTCGCGCCTGGACTGGTTCGCGACCCTGGTCGAGAACCGTGGGCGCTGGCCCTGGCGGCGCCTGCGCTATCGTCGCCCTCGCACCGGCCAGCCGATGCTGCATCTCGTGCTGCTGGACACCTCCGCCTCCACCCTCGGCCGGCGCCTGCTGGGCCGTGCCAAGGGCGTGGTCGACCGGCTGGCGCGCCAGGCCTATGCCGCCCGCGAGCAGATCGCGGTGCTGGGCTTCGGCAACGATGGCATTACCTCCCTTCAGCCTCGGCGCCGCGCGCCCAAGGACCTGCTCGAGCGGCTCGATGCCGTCGCCGGTGGCGGAGGCACGCCGCTGCGCGAGGCCGTACAGCGCGCGGCGGACCTGCTGCGCCAGTGGCGTCGCCGGGAAGCCGGACTCTCGGTGCGCACCTATCTGATCACCGACGGCCGCACCCGTCAGCCGCTGAGTGGCCTGCCGTCGCTCGGCGACTGCGTGGTCGTCGACACCGAGAGCGCCGCCGTGAGGCGTGGGCGGGGCCGCGACATCGCCCGTCAGCTGGGCGCTCTCTACGTGCCGCTGGCCGGCCTGGAGGCCTCCCCATGAATGATGCTCACGCCAACGAGAGCGCGACCAAGAACGAGAACACCATCGGCTGCCCGGCGGTGTTCATCGCCGCGCCGGCCTCGGGCCAGGGCAAGACCACCGTGACCGCGGCCCTGGCACGGATGCTGCGCCGCCGGGGCCAGGTGGTTCGGGTGTTCAAGACCGGGCCCGACTACCTGGATCCCCGGGTGCTGGCCCAGGCCTCGGGCCAGCCGGTCGACCAGCTCGACCTGTGGATGGCCGGCGAGGCCTACTGTCGCCAGCGACTGTTCGAGGCCGCCCGCGAGGCCGACCTGATCCTGGTCGAGGGCGCCATGGGGCTTTACGACGGCGAGCCCTCCAGCGCCGATCTCGCCGCGCTGTTCGGTCTGCCGCTGGTCATCGTCATGGACGTCAAGGGCATGGCCCAGACCGCGGCGGCGCTGGTGGCCGGTCTGGCCGGCTTTCGCGATGACATCCGCATCACCGGACTGATCGCCAACGCCTGCGGATCACAGCGCCATCGCGAGCTGATCGAGGCGGCGCTGCCGGTGAGCGTGCCGCTGCTGGCGGCGGTGCCCCGCGATACGGCCCTGGCGCTACCCGAGCGTCATCTGGGGCTGGTCCAGGCCGAGGAGATCCGCGACGACCTGGAGGCGCGCTTCGACGCCGGCGCCGAGGCACTGGCCGCCGAGGGGCTGGGCGAGGCTTTGCTTTCGCTGCCACCTGTGGTCTTCAGTCCCGCGCCCAGCGAGGCATCGGCGCCGCCGGCCTGGCTGGCCGGTCGCACCATCGCCGTGGCTCGTGACGCCGCCTTCAGCTTCATCTATCAGGCCAACCTGGACCTGCTCGAACGGATGGGGGCGAGGCTGCACTTTTTCTCGCCGCTTACCGATCGCGGCCTGCCGGCCTGCGACGCCCTGTGGCTGCCCGGGGGCTACCCCGAGCTGCATGCCGCCGGCCTTGCGGCCAATGCCGCGCTTCGCGACGACCTTCAACGGGCCTTCGCTGCGGACCTGCCGATCCTCGCCGAATGCGGCGGCCTGCTCTATTGCCTGGAGACGCTGACGGACGTCGATGAGAAGACCCACGCCATGCTGGGGCTGCTGCCCGGTGCGGGCGCCATGCGTGGCCGGCGCGGCTGCCAGGGCATGCAGACCGCCGAGCTGCCCGAGGGTGAGGTACGTGGCCACGCCCATCATCGCTCCCAGGCCGGCGGCACGCCTGCACCGATCGCCCACGGCCGACGCCAGCGCCATCCCGCGCCGGGCGAGGCCATCTATCGCTCGCGGCGCCTGACGGCGTCCTACCTGCACCTGTTCTTCCCCGACAATCCCGCCGCCATCGCCCGCCTGTTCGGCGCGGACGCGGCCGACGCCTCTCGCTCTTCCGAAGCTCCGCCGACCGACTCGACCCTCGACCAGACCAAGGAATGCCACGCATGAAGCTCGACAAGATTCCCGCCACGGTGGTTACCGGTTTCCTGGGCAGCGGCAAGACCACGCTGCTGGCCGGCATCCTGCGCCAGATCACCGGCAAGCGGATCGCCGTCATCGTCAACGAGTTCGGCGAACAGGATATCGACTCCAGCCTGCTGCGCGGCTGCGCCCTCGGCTGTGAGGACGGAAGTGAAGAGGAAGGCGCGCGTGCCCCGGGTATGAAAGAAGACGAGGACGGCGGCATCTTCGAGCTGGCCAACGGCTGCATCTGCTGCACCGTGGAGGAGGAGTTCCTGCCGGTAATGAAAAAGCTGGTGGCCCGCCGCGACGACATCGATCACATCCTGATCGAGACCAGCGGCCTGGCCCTGCCCAAGCCGCTGGTGCAGGCCTTCAACTGGCCGGAGGTGCGCCAGCACTGCACCGTGGATGCCATCATCACCGTGGTGGACGGCCCCGCGGTGGCCGCCGGCCGCTATGCCAGCGACGTCGAGCAGGTGGAGGCCCAGCGCCGCGCCGACGATAGCCTGGATCACGACCCCAGCCTGCGCGAGCTGCTCGATGACCAGCTGAGCGCCGCCGACCTGGTGTTGGTCAGCAAGAGCGATCTGCTCTCGGCGGACGAGCGGAAACGCGTCGAGAAGATAGTGGCGCGCAAGGTCTCCGAGGCCGTGAAGACGCTGTTCATCGATCCGAGCCTCGCACAGGACCCGGCCCGGCTCGAGGCCCTGATGGGCATCGGCGCGGCGAGCGAGGAGGGTATCGATCGCATCGACAACCACCATGACCGCCACCATGCCGAGGGCGCCCATCACGATCATGCCCATGATCACTTCGACGGCGTCGTGATCCGCCTCGGCGAGGTCGACGTCGAGGCGCTTGAGGCCCGGCTGGCCGAGCTCTTGAAGGCTCACCAGATCTATCGCGCCAAGGGCTTCGCGGCGATTCCCGGCAAGCCCATGCGTCGGGTGATCCAGGCCGTCGGCCAGCGGCTGGACGGCTATTACGATCGGCTGTGGGCCCAGGACGAGCCGCGCCACACCGAGCTGGTCATCATCGGTCGGGGCCTCGACCGCGCCTCGCTGCAGGCGACGCTTGCGGACGCCGAGCGCGCGATGCCCGCCTGATGCATCTGTTCGCCGCCAAGCCCGGGGGCTTCGTCGACGATGAGGGCATCGTCGACCTGCAGCAGAGTCCCGCCGAGGTCGTGATCCTGTCGGCCGCCGACAGCAGCCTCTCGGCGCTGGCCCAGGCGGTCGAGCGACTGGGGGACGGCTATCCCTCTGTGCGCCTCGCCAACTGGATGAACCTGGTCAAGCCGGCCGCTTACGACCTCTACGAGGATCGGGTGCTGGAGCAGGCGCGCCTGGTCATCGTCTCGCTGCTCGGCGGCAGCGCCTACTGGCAGTATGGCCATGAGCGCCTGCTGGCCTGGGCGGCGGCGGACCCGAAACGACAGCTGATCCTGGTGCCGGGCTGCGATGCCCCGGACGATGCCCTGCTCACGGCCTCCAGTGTGTCCTTCGACGCGGCCCATCGGGTGTGGCGCTACCTGCGCGAGGGCGGCGTGGACAACGCCGAGCAACTGCTGCGCTTCGTCGCCGCAGAATGTATGGAACAGGGCCTAGCGAGGCCGCTCGCCTGGCGCGAGCCCCGGGCGATTCCTCCGGCGCTGATCTACGCGCCGGGACGCTCGGCGCCGACGCTGGCGAGCTGGGAAGCGCGCAGGGACCATGATCGCCCCGTCTGTCTGCTGCTGTTCTATCGCAGCCACCTGCAGGGGGCCAACACCGCGGTGCTGGACGGCCTGATCGCGTCCCTCGAGGCCCAAGGGCTCGCGCCCCTGGCGGTGGCGGTGGCCTCGCTGAAGGAGGAGGCCTGCGTCGCCTTCGTCGATCATCTGATCGAGCGTACCGGCGCCGGCCTGGTGGTCAACACCACCGGCTTCTCGGTCAACCGCGCCCCCGACGAGGGCGAGGTCACCGGTGGGGCACCAGGGGAAGAGCCGGCAGGCCTCTTCGTCGGCCGGCCGGTGGTGCTGCAGGCGATACTGGCCAGCAGCCCGGAGGAGGACTGGCGCGACAAGGCCGCCGGCCTGCACAGCCGTGACGTGGCCATGCAGGTGGTGCTGCCGGAGATGGACGGGCGCGTCATCACCCGGGCGGTGGGGTTCAAGGCCGAGTCCCACTACAGCGAGCGCTGCCAGCTCTCGGTGACGCGCCATCGGCTGCATCCCGAGCGTGCCGCCTTCGTCGCCGAACTGGCCTGGCGCTACGCGCGGCTGCGTCAGACGCCCAACGCCGACAAGCGCCTGGCGCTGGTGCTGGCCAACTATCCCGCCCGGGACGGGCGCATCGGCAATGGCGTCGGCCTGGATACCCCGGCCTCCACGGTCAACCTGCTGCGCGCGCTCGAGAAAGCCGGCTATCCGCTCAAGGACCTGCCCGAGGATGGCAACGCCCTGATTCGCCGGCTGCAGGCGAGCGTCACCAACGAGGCGCAGTCGCTTGCCTGGCGGGGCAGCTGGCAGAGTCTCGGCGTCGACGATTACCTGGCCTGGTTCCGCACCCTGCCGGATACGCTGCAGGATTCGGTCTGGCGGCGCTGGGGCGCCCCCGAGGATGATCCCCGGCACCGCCAGGGGCGGCTGCTGATCTCGGGCATCCGCCTCGGCGAGACCTTCGTCGGCATCCAGCCGTCCCGGGATATCAGTGACGGTCCGGATGCCGATCCGACCCGGAGCTATCACGACACCGAGCTGGTCCCGCCCCACGGCTATCTGGCGTTCTACCTGTGGCTGCGCGAGCACTACCGGGTGGATGCGGTGATTCACGTCGGCAAGCACGGCAACCTGGAGTGGCTGCCCGGCAAGAGCACGGCGCTCTCTGCCGAGTGCTGGCCGGATGTCGCCCTGGGGCCGCTGCCGCACTTCTATCCCTTCATCGTCAACGATCCAGGGGAGGGCGCCCAGGCCAAGCGCCGCAGCCAGGCGGTGATCATCGACCACCTGATGCCGCCGCTGGCCCGGGCCGAGCTCTACGGCGACATGGCCGAGCTCGAGTCGCTGACCGACGAGTACTACCAGGCGCTGGGCATGGACCCGCGTCGGGAGGCCCTGATTCGCGAGCGCATCCTTACGCACCTGAAGCGGACCGGCATCGATCGGGAGCTCACCCAGACCGCCGCTGAGGGTGACGACAAGGGCGACGACAAGGGCGACGACGAGGGCCTGCTCACCGAGCTCGACACCTACCTCTGTGATATCAAGGAAGCCCAGATCCGCCACGGCCTGCACGTGCTCGGCAGCCTGCCGCCGGCGGAGAAACGCGCGGCGACCCTGGTCGCCATCCTCAGGCTCCCCAGGGGCGAGTCGACGACGCAGCGTGGTCTGCTCCACGCCCTGGCCGACGACCTGGGGCTGCGCGAGCCGGACGAGTCGGGGGCGCGTTTCGATCCGCTGGCGGCCGGCACCGAGCCTTGGCGGGGGCCACGGCCGGTGGCGCTGAGGGAACTCTCCGATGCCCCCTGGCGCAGCGCCGCCGATACCCGCGAGCGCCTCGAGGGGCTCGCCGAGCGGCTGGTCGAGGCCCATGTCCTGACATCCGACGACGACCTGGCATCCGGCGAGCTCGAGGCGCTGGCCCGGGATTATCCAGCCACCGCAGCGCTCTGCCGCCATGCCCGCGACGGCCTCTGGGCCGCCATGCGCCACGGCGCCGAGCGCGAGATCGGCGCGCTGCTCGATGGGCTCGACGGGCGCGGCGTGCCGCCAGGCCCAAGCGGAGCGCCCAGCCGCGGCCGGCTCGACGTGCTGCCTACCGGACGCAACTTCTTCAGCGTCGACAACCGCGCCGTGCCGTCGCCCGCCGCCTGGTCGCTGGGCGAGGCCTCGGCTCAGGCCTTCGTCGAGCGCTACCTGCAGGATCACGGCGACTACCCGCGGCGCCTGGGGTTGTCGATCTGGGGCACCGCCACCATGCGCACCGGCGGCGACGACATCGCCCAAGCCCTGGCGCTGATGGGGGTGCGGCCGATCTGGTCGCTGGGTTCCCAGCGGGTGGTCGACGTCGAGGTGATCGCCAGTCCCTTGCTGGGCCGGCCCCGGGTGGACGTCACCCTGCGGGTGTCCGGCTTCTTCCGCGACGCCTTTCCCCATGTGATCCGGCTGTTCGACGCCGCGGTGCGGGCGGTGGCGAGCTATCAGGAGCCGGGCGACGGCAACACCATCCGCGCGGCAATCGGGGCGCGCCGGAGTGAGCTCGAGGCCTCGGGGCTCTCGCCCGAGGCGGCCGAGCAGGAGGCCGGCTACCGGGTGTTCGGCAGCCGGCCCGGCGACTACGGCACCGGCCTGGACCGGCTGGTCGACGGCCGTGCCTGGGATGATGCCGATGACCTGGCCGAGGCCTACGTCGCCGCCGGCGCCTATGCCTACGGCCAGTTCCCCGAATCCGGCATCGGGGCGCGCCGCGCCTTCGAGCGCCAGCTCGGCGGCCTGCAGGCGGTGCTGCACAACCAGGACAACCGCGAGCACGACATCCTCGATTCCAACACCTACTACGCCTTCCAGGGGGGCATGGCCAACGCCGGCCGCGCCCTGGGCGGCGAGGCGCCGGCCGTCTATCACGCCGACCACGCCAACCCAGCCCGGCCGCGCATCCGCACCCTGAAGGAGGAGCTTTCGCGGGTGATCCGCTCCCGGGTCCTCAACCCCAAGTGGATCGAGGCCATGCGCGAGCACGGCTACAAGGGCGCCTTCGAGATGGCCGCCACCGTGGACTACCTGTTCGCCTACGACGCCACCACCGATCTGGTGGCCGACCATCAGTACGCCCAAGTCACCGATGCCCTGGTGCTGGACGCGGCGAACCAGCACTTCCTGCGCGAGCACAATGCCGCGGCGCTGGAGGAGATGGCCGAACGCCTGCTGGAGGCGGTCCAGCGCGGCCTCTGGCAGGACGCCGGCGAGCACGGCGAGGCGCTCAGGGACCTGCTGCTCGAGTTCGACGAGCGTCGGGAGCAGACCTCGTGAGCCCCCCGGCACGGATTCGCGGCTGGTGCCCCGGCGCCTGGCGCCCCATGGCCACCGGCGACGGCCTGCTGGTGCGGGTGCGCCCGCGGCTGGGCCGGCTCAGCCGGGCACAACTGCTGGCGCTGTGTGACGCCGCCGAGGCCTGGGGCAGCGGGCTGATCGAGCTCACCCGTCGCGCCAACCTGCAGTTGCGCGGCGTGACCGAGAGCGGCTGGCCCGCGCTGATGGACCATCTCGCCGAGCACGGCCTGGTGGCCCCGGATATCGCGGCCGAGCGCCGCCCGGCGCTGCTGCTGGCTCCGGACTGGCGCGATGACGACGCGACTCTCGAGGCGGCGTGCCTGCTACGGCAGCGCCTCGCCGCCTGGCCGAGCCTGCCGCACAAGTGGGGCCTGGCGTTGGATGCCGGGCCGGCCCCGGTGCTCACCGAGGCCTCGGCCGACCTGCGCCTGGAGCGCTCGGCCGAGGGCGGGCTGCTGGTGCGGACCGACGGGCGCGACCGTGGCACGTCGGTCGAGGATGTCGAGGCCGCCGTCGACCTGATGACACGGCTGGCGCATTGGTTCGTCGAGAGTGGTGGCACGCAAGCCGGGCGGATGCGTCGCCTCAATGCGCCGCTGCCGGCCTGGGCGGCGGTCGATGCCGCGCCGGCCGATGCCGCGCCGGCACTCTCGTTGGGCGCGCATCCCCTTGGGTGGGTGGTCGGGCTACCCTTCGGCCGGGTGCAGGCCTCGACGCTGCGCGCCGCGCTTGCCGATGACGATGTCACCGGCATCCGGGTCACGCCCTGGCGGCGCCTGCTGCTGGAAGGCCTGCGCACGAAGATCAACGACGGCGACCCGGCCGATGGGCTGATCCATGACGAGGGTGATCCGCGGCTTGCCATGGACGTCTGCCCGGGGGCGCCGCATTGCGCCCAGGCCAGCGTGGCCACCCTGGGCCTGGCCCGGGCGCTGGCCGAGCGGCGTGGGAAACGCCCGGATGGGCGAAGCGCGGGCCGGGTGCACATCTCCGGCTGTGCCAAGGGCTGCGCCCGGGGCCGCTCGGCCGAGCTCAGCCTGACCGGACGCGACGGCCGCTATGACCTGATCCTGGGCGGACGCGCCGACCACACGCCAATCGCGACCGGCCTCGGCGAAGCCGACGCCGTCGAGCGCCTTGCCGCGCTATGGGCAAGCACATGACACGGGGGCGAAGTGCCGCGCGCATGCCTCGCGACGCCTCGTTCCCGAAACGATCGATTAGGAGATAACGGATGCCTCACGTCTATGAAACCGACGGACCGGCGATCTACCGGGAGTCCTTCGCCATCATACGGCGCGAGGCCGAGCTTGCGCGCTTCTCGCCCGAGGAGGAGCCGGTGGCCGTGCGCATGATTCACGCCGCCGGCCTGGTGGTGCTGGCGCCGCACGTTCACTTCCGGGGGCAGGTGGTCGCCAGGGCCCGGGCGGCGCTGGAGGGTGGGGCGCCGATCCTGTGCGACGCGCGCATGGTCGCCGAGGGCATCACCCGCAAGCGCTTGCCGGCGGACAACGCGGTGATCTGCACCCTGCACGACGAGCGAGTGCCGGGCCTGGCACAGGAGATGGCCAACACCCGCTCGGCGGCGGCGCTGGAACTGTGGCGGCCCCAGCTGGAGGGCGCGGTGGTGGCGATCGGTAACGCCCCGACCGCGCTGTTCCACCTGCTGAACATGCTCGAGAATCCGGACTGCCCGCGCCCGGCGGCGATCATCGGTTGCCCGGTGGGCTTCGTCGGTGCGGCGGAGTCCAAGCAGGCGCTGTGGGAGAGCGCTGCGGCGCCCTGTGCCATCGTCGAGGGCCGGCTCGGCGGCAGCGCGGTGACGGTGGCCGCCATCAACGCCATGGCGGATCGCAGCGAATGAACCAGGGCACGACTCTCGATAGCTCCCTCGATAGCTCCCTCGATAGCTCCCCCGATAGCCGGACCGGCACCATCGTCGGCGTCGGCCTCGGACCCGGCAGCCAGGACCTGATGAGCGTGCGCGCCGACCGGCTGATCCGCGCCGCCAGTCATGTCGCCTACTTCCGCAAGAAGGGGCGCATCGGGCATGCCCGCACCATCGTCGAGGGCATGCTGGCGCCCGGTGCGGTGGAGCTGCCGATGGAGTATCCGGTCACCACCGAGATCCCCTTCGACGACCCGCGCTACAACGCCTGGCTCTCGGCCTTCTACGAACGCCAGGTGGCTCGGCTGGCCGAGATCGCCGGAGCCGGCCAGGACGTGGTGGTGCTCTGCGAGGGCGATCCCTTCTTCTACGGCTCCTTCATGCACCTCTACACGCGGCTCCTGAATCGCGTGCCGACCGAGGTGGTGCCCGGCATCACCGGCATGTCGGCGGCCTGGACGGCGACGGGTCGGCCCATCACCTGGGGCGACGACGTACTGACCGTGCTGACCGCGACCCAGTCGGAGGAGCGGCTGGCCGAGCGCATCGCGCGCACCGACGCCCTGGTGGTGATGAAGATCGGCCGCCACCTCGACAAGCTGCGCCGTGCGCTGGCAAGCGCCGGCCGCGAGGACGAGGCCTGGCTGATCGAGTACGCCTCGATGGCGCAGCAGCGGGTGGTGCCGCTGCGCGATGCCGGCGAGCGGGTGCCCTATTTCTCGATCCTGGTGATCCACGGCGACGGGAGGCGGCCATGAGGGCTGAGGGGCAAGAGGGCTGGCTTAAGATCGTGGGGTTGGGCCCGGGCAGCGATGCCTTGATTACCCCTGAGGCCTCCAGCGCGCTGGCCGACGCGACCGACGTGGTGGGCTATGTGCCCTACGTCGAGCGCGTGGCACCGCGGCCGGGGCTGACCCGCCACGGCTCGGACAACCGCGAGGAGATTCGCCGCGCCGAGCAGGCCCTCGAGATGGCCGCCGCGGGCCGCCGGGTGGCGGTCGTCTCCTCGGGGGACCCCGGCGTGTTCGCCATGGGGGCTGCCGTGTTCGAGGCGCTGGAAGCGGTCGAGCCGGCCTGGCGGGCGCTGGATATCCAGGTGCTGCCGGGGGTCTCGGCGATGCTGGCCGCCAGCGCGAGGCTCGGTGCCCCCCTGGGCCACGATTTCTGCTGCATCAACCTCTCGGACAACCTGAAGCCCTGGGCGCTGATCGAGAAGCGCCTGCGGCTGGCCGCCGAGGCCGATTTCGCCATGGCCTTCTACAACCCGCGCTCCCGCTCGCGGCCGGAGGGCTTCGCCCGCGCGCTGACGGTGTTGCGCCAGGCCTGTGGCGAGGCGCGCCTGATCATGTTCGCCCGCGCGGTCTCCACGCCGCAGGAGCGTCTGCGCGTCACCACCCTGGGAGAGGCGATGCCCGAGATGGCTGACATGCGCACCCTGGTGATGGTGGGCTCGAGCCTGACGCGTCGGATCCCGGGGGGCGGAAACGAGGAAGGCGAGTGGGTCTATACCCCGCGGTCGGCGCCCTCATCTGAGGCGGCTCAATGACCCAGCCACTGGAGTGCTTCGTCGAGGGTGTGCGCCTCGCGGCGGGGCGGCAGCGCCGGCCGGTCGATCATCACCACCGGCAGCGCGAGGATCCTCGCCGCCTCGAGCTTGGCCGCCGCGCCCGCGCCGCCGGCGTTCTTGCACACCAGGCGCTCGACGCCGTGCTCGCGCAGCAGGGCCAGGTCGCCCTCCCGGGTAAAGGGGCCGCGGTCGACGGTCAGCGTATGGTGCGGCAGCGGCGGGGGCGTATCGGGCCGGTCGATCAGCCGCAGCAGGTAGTGGTGCTCGGGCCTCGCGGCGAAGGCGGCAAGGTGCATGCGCCCGATCGCCAGCAGCACCCGCTGCGGGGGGCCGGCGAGCGCTTCCACCGCCGCCTCGATGCTATCGACCCGCTGCCAGTCGTCGCCCGGCTGCAACGCCCAGGGCGGCCGGGTCAGGGCGAGCAGCCGAGTACCCGTTTGTTCGGCCGCGGCCACGGCATGGCGGCTCATCTGCTCGGCGAAGGGGTGGGTGGCGTCGATCAGGTGGGTGATGCCCTCCGCCTTGAGAAAGGCGGCCAACCCATCGATGCCGCCGAAGCCACCGACCCGGGTCGGCAGCGGCTGGGGCTTGGGTGCGGCGACACGGCCGGCGTAGCTGAAGCGTGCAGGAATCTCGCGCTCGGCCAGGGCGCGAGCCAGGGCACTGGCCTCGGTGGTACCGCCGAGAATCAGGACTTTCATCGGGGCTCTTCGAGCTCCTTCATAGGGTTGGCGGGATGCGCGCCGGATAGCGCTTGGTGCTGACCATCTCGAGCAGGGAACGACAATCAGGAAGCGTATCGAGGCACATGATGACTGACGCGGACGAGGCCCCCTGGCTGACGATACTGGGCTGGGGCGAGAGTGGCATGGCGGGGCTCACGGCGGCAAGTCGCGAGGCGCTTGACGCCGCCGAGGTGGTGTTCGGCGCCCGACGCCTCCTGCGCCTGCTGCCGCCGCTCGCCGCCG
The genomic region above belongs to Halomonas sp. YLGW01 and contains:
- a CDS encoding cobalt-precorrin-6A reductase — encoded protein: MKVLILGGTTEASALARALAEREIPARFSYAGRVAAPKPQPLPTRVGGFGGIDGLAAFLKAEGITHLIDATHPFAEQMSRHAVAAAEQTGTRLLALTRPPWALQPGDDWQRVDSIEAAVEALAGPPQRVLLAIGRMHLAAFAARPEHHYLLRLIDRPDTPPPLPHHTLTVDRGPFTREGDLALLREHGVERLVCKNAGGAGAAAKLEAARILALPVVMIDRPALPPRREAHTLDEALQWLGH